A genomic segment from Bacillus cereus G9842 encodes:
- the blaIII gene encoding class A beta-lactamase BlaIII, whose translation MYVLNKFFTYKKIVPVVLLSCVTLIGCSNSNTPSEPPKQTKQIKQIKQENTGHDSFAKLEKEYNAKLGIYALDTGTNQTVAYHPNDRFAFASTSKSLAAGALLRQNSIEALDERITYTREDLSNYNPITEKHVDTGMTLKELADASVRYSDSTAHNLILKKLGGPSAFEKILRETGDTVTKSERFEPELNEVHPGETRDTSTPEAIAKTLQSFTLGSALPTEKRELLVDWMKRNTTGDKLIRAGVPKGWEVADKTGAGSYGTRNDIAIIWPPNKKPIVLAILSNHDKEDAEYNDKLIADATKVVLDTLKVTNKN comes from the coding sequence ATGTACGTTTTAAACAAGTTCTTTACCTACAAAAAGATTGTACCTGTCGTATTACTTTCATGTGTAACACTAATAGGGTGTTCTAATAGTAATACTCCATCTGAACCACCTAAGCAAACAAAACAAATAAAGCAAATTAAACAAGAAAATACAGGTCATGATTCTTTTGCTAAGCTTGAAAAAGAATATAATGCTAAGCTTGGTATTTATGCTCTGGATACAGGTACAAATCAAACTGTTGCTTATCATCCAAATGATCGTTTTGCATTTGCCTCTACATCTAAATCATTAGCAGCGGGAGCTCTTTTACGTCAGAACTCAATAGAAGCTCTTGATGAAAGGATTACGTATACGCGTGAAGACCTTTCTAATTATAATCCAATTACAGAAAAGCATGTGGATACAGGAATGACGTTAAAAGAACTTGCAGATGCTTCTGTTCGATATAGTGACAGTACGGCACATAATTTAATTCTTAAAAAATTAGGTGGTCCATCCGCATTTGAAAAAATCTTGAGAGAAACAGGAGATACGGTTACTAAATCTGAACGATTTGAACCTGAATTAAATGAAGTACATCCTGGAGAAACGCGCGATACCAGTACACCAGAAGCGATCGCTAAGACACTTCAATCATTTACATTAGGATCTGCACTTCCAACAGAGAAACGTGAATTATTAGTAGATTGGATGAAGAGAAATACGACTGGTGATAAGTTGATTCGTGCGGGCGTACCAAAAGGATGGGAAGTAGCTGATAAAACAGGCGCAGGATCTTATGGAACAAGGAATGATATTGCGATTATTTGGCCACCAAACAAAAAGCCAATTGTTCTTGCCATCCTTTCTAATCATGATAAAGAAGATGCAGAATATAATGATAAGCTTATTGCTGACGCGACTAAAGTTGTATTAGATACTTTAAAAGTTACGAATAAAAACTAA
- a CDS encoding RNA ligase family protein — translation MDGFETQEVIVLEKLDGENTSLYKDAIHARSLSSGHHPSRTWVKTLQGSMGYRIPEGWRICGENVYACHSIHYTALTSYFYVFSIWNEKNECLSWDATVAWCKKLGLAHVPVLYRGPYNEKVIRSCYNGTSLFGGIQEGYVLRLTDAFHYNDFSKSVGKFVRKDHVQSNQHWMTQAVIPNKLAK, via the coding sequence TAGAAAAGTTAGATGGTGAAAATACATCCCTTTATAAAGATGCTATTCATGCAAGGTCGTTATCAAGTGGTCATCACCCATCGAGAACATGGGTAAAAACGTTACAAGGAAGTATGGGGTATAGAATTCCAGAAGGATGGCGTATATGTGGTGAAAATGTATATGCTTGTCATAGCATTCACTACACAGCACTGACTTCCTATTTTTATGTCTTTTCAATATGGAATGAGAAAAATGAATGTTTATCGTGGGATGCAACAGTTGCATGGTGTAAAAAGTTAGGCCTTGCACACGTTCCAGTGTTATATCGTGGCCCTTATAATGAAAAGGTAATTCGTTCGTGCTACAACGGTACTTCACTCTTTGGAGGGATTCAGGAAGGGTATGTACTTAGATTAACGGATGCGTTTCACTATAATGATTTTTCAAAATCCGTAGGGAAATTTGTTCGAAAAGACCATGTGCAATCCAATCAGCACTGGATGACACAAGCGGTTATCCCCAATAAATTAGCAAAATAA